A section of the Chloroflexota bacterium genome encodes:
- a CDS encoding TM0106 family RecB-like putative nuclease encodes MQLVDGTIIVSATDLVGYLACNHLATLELGRMEGRWEKPPHRTDPELELLQQRGDAHEHAYLERLRSAGRSIHEIENRHPASPAELRAAEEETVEAMRRGVDVIYQATFFDGRWRGHADFLLRAERPSLLGPWSYDVADTKLARGVKAGAILQVCVYAERLAQLQGSPPERLVIVTGDGAEHEERLADFAAFHRTVKARYEALIFGSGPRPATYPDPVDHCRVCTWFPTCMDRRRADDHLSIVAGATRTYTQRLVEGGVPTRRALAVLDPERAIAGMNPRPLARLRDQARLQVSGQDSGRLLYELVEPDPETPGHGLAALPEPSSLDVFFDIEADPWMGEAGLEYLLGVAWREPDGRTEYLPIWGHDPAGEKAAFEGFIDLVVGRLHRDPAMHVYHYAGYESGAIKRLMQRHQTREDEVDVLLRGEVLVDLYQVVRQGVRASVESYSIKKIEKFYLPSRDGPITEAGFSVVEYEHWLRDGDERHLRDLADYNRDDCVSTLLLRDWLEERRNDGIIAHGWDLPRPTLADGEPSEALSERQAATRAREDALRAGIAADPTVRSPEQGARWLLAGLIDWHRRDAKPAWWEYHRIRRLSVEDLLGESGAIAGLGYLGVVGEEKRSLIHRYRFDPRQDTKIHVGDDTWVDPGTGKPAGAVVALDLLDGTIDLKRGTSSGVPHPAALIEPPPIRSDPLPGALADIADHVATHGIAGAGPYRAVRELLLGSPPRIAGMVAGAPLRRDGETTLAAASRVVGDLGESTLAIQGPPGTGKTWTGARMAVALVAAGRRVGIAAGTHKAITNFINAVHDAARDEGRTLRILQRGTADDGAVGAEGVELTGDSAAVGPALRAGRYDVAAGTAWLFGRRDMHDAVDVLFVDEAGQMSLANVVAMGGATRSIVLLGDPNQLPQVSAGTHPDGAGRSALEHVVGDAATIAPDRGLFLETTFRMHPRVNGFVSDTFYAGRLAVDPSTARQRLEALDGSDALGLRYRAVEHDGDAARSALEAEAVADAISRLVGGRWTDSHGETRRLTLDDVIVVSPYNAQVAEIGRSIERRFGRAGRVGTVDRFQGQEGVVAIYSMATSSPDEIPRGMEFLYDGHRFNVAVSRARGLAVVVSSPELLTVRPRTPEQMRLANALCAYVERATDLERA; translated from the coding sequence TCGGCGGGCCGGTCGATCCACGAGATCGAGAACCGCCACCCGGCGTCACCGGCCGAGCTTCGCGCCGCGGAGGAAGAAACGGTCGAGGCGATGCGCCGCGGTGTGGACGTCATCTACCAGGCGACATTCTTCGACGGTCGCTGGCGCGGCCACGCCGACTTCCTCCTGCGAGCAGAGCGACCGAGCCTCCTCGGCCCGTGGAGCTACGACGTCGCGGACACGAAGCTCGCCCGAGGCGTGAAGGCGGGCGCGATCCTCCAGGTCTGCGTCTACGCGGAGCGGCTCGCGCAGCTCCAGGGCAGCCCGCCGGAGCGGCTCGTCATCGTCACCGGCGACGGCGCCGAGCACGAAGAACGCCTCGCCGACTTCGCGGCCTTCCATCGCACCGTCAAGGCTCGCTACGAGGCGTTGATCTTCGGGTCCGGCCCTCGCCCGGCGACGTACCCGGATCCCGTCGACCACTGCCGGGTCTGTACCTGGTTCCCGACGTGCATGGACCGCCGCCGCGCCGACGACCATCTCTCGATCGTCGCGGGGGCAACGCGGACGTACACGCAGCGGCTCGTCGAGGGCGGTGTGCCGACCCGGCGTGCCCTCGCCGTGCTCGACCCGGAGCGGGCGATCGCCGGCATGAACCCACGACCCCTCGCCCGGCTCCGCGACCAGGCGCGCCTGCAGGTGAGCGGCCAGGACAGCGGCAGGCTGCTCTACGAGCTCGTCGAGCCGGATCCGGAGACGCCGGGGCACGGTCTGGCTGCACTGCCCGAACCGTCATCGCTCGACGTCTTCTTCGACATCGAGGCGGACCCGTGGATGGGCGAGGCCGGGCTCGAATACCTCCTCGGCGTCGCGTGGCGCGAACCGGACGGGCGGACCGAGTACCTGCCGATCTGGGGGCACGACCCGGCCGGCGAGAAGGCCGCGTTCGAGGGGTTCATCGACCTCGTCGTCGGCCGTCTCCACCGCGATCCCGCGATGCACGTCTACCACTACGCGGGCTACGAATCGGGCGCCATCAAGCGCCTCATGCAACGCCACCAGACCCGCGAGGATGAGGTCGACGTCCTCCTCCGGGGGGAGGTCCTCGTCGACCTCTACCAGGTGGTGCGGCAGGGCGTCCGCGCCTCCGTCGAGTCATATTCGATCAAGAAGATCGAGAAGTTCTACCTGCCCTCCCGGGACGGCCCGATCACCGAGGCGGGGTTCAGCGTCGTCGAATACGAGCACTGGCTCCGCGACGGTGACGAGCGCCACCTCCGCGACCTTGCCGACTACAACCGCGACGACTGCGTCTCCACCCTGCTCCTGCGAGACTGGCTCGAGGAGCGGCGCAACGACGGCATCATCGCGCACGGCTGGGACCTCCCACGGCCGACGCTGGCGGATGGCGAGCCCTCGGAGGCGCTGTCCGAGCGGCAGGCCGCGACCCGCGCACGCGAGGACGCATTACGCGCCGGGATCGCCGCAGATCCCACGGTGCGGAGCCCCGAGCAGGGGGCGCGCTGGCTGCTCGCCGGCCTCATCGACTGGCATCGACGGGACGCGAAGCCGGCCTGGTGGGAGTACCACCGGATCAGGCGGCTCTCGGTCGAGGATCTCCTTGGCGAGAGCGGGGCCATCGCCGGCCTCGGATATCTCGGAGTCGTCGGCGAGGAGAAGCGATCGCTCATCCATCGCTATCGCTTCGACCCGCGGCAGGACACGAAGATCCACGTCGGCGACGACACGTGGGTCGACCCCGGGACCGGGAAGCCGGCCGGGGCCGTCGTCGCCCTCGACCTGCTCGATGGGACGATCGACCTCAAGCGCGGAACATCGAGCGGCGTACCGCACCCGGCCGCGCTCATCGAACCGCCGCCGATCCGATCCGATCCGCTTCCCGGCGCACTCGCCGACATCGCCGACCACGTGGCCACCCACGGGATCGCTGGAGCGGGCCCCTATCGAGCCGTCCGAGAGCTGCTCCTCGGGTCGCCACCGCGCATCGCGGGCATGGTCGCTGGAGCGCCCCTGCGGCGTGACGGGGAGACCACGCTCGCCGCCGCGAGCCGGGTCGTCGGCGACCTCGGCGAGAGCACGCTCGCGATCCAGGGGCCGCCCGGCACCGGCAAGACCTGGACCGGGGCACGGATGGCGGTCGCGCTCGTCGCGGCAGGCCGGAGGGTCGGCATCGCGGCCGGCACGCACAAGGCGATCACGAACTTCATCAACGCGGTCCATGACGCCGCCCGAGACGAAGGCCGAACGCTCCGGATCCTCCAGCGCGGCACCGCCGACGACGGCGCCGTCGGCGCCGAGGGCGTTGAGCTCACCGGCGACTCGGCGGCGGTCGGTCCGGCACTGCGGGCCGGGCGCTATGACGTCGCCGCTGGGACTGCCTGGCTGTTCGGTCGGCGGGACATGCACGATGCGGTCGACGTCCTCTTCGTCGACGAGGCCGGACAGATGTCGCTCGCGAACGTGGTCGCGATGGGCGGCGCGACGCGGTCGATCGTCCTGCTCGGCGACCCGAACCAGCTGCCGCAGGTGTCCGCAGGCACCCATCCGGACGGCGCCGGGCGGTCAGCCCTCGAGCACGTCGTCGGTGACGCGGCGACGATCGCGCCGGACCGCGGCCTCTTCCTCGAGACGACCTTCCGGATGCACCCACGCGTCAACGGCTTCGTCTCCGACACGTTCTACGCGGGCCGCCTCGCGGTCGACCCATCGACCGCACGACAGCGCCTCGAGGCGCTCGACGGCAGCGACGCGCTCGGGCTGCGGTACCGGGCCGTCGAGCATGATGGCGACGCCGCCCGCTCCGCGCTCGAGGCAGAAGCGGTGGCCGATGCGATCTCCCGGCTCGTCGGCGGCCGCTGGACGGACAGCCACGGCGAGACGCGCCGGCTCACCCTCGACGACGTCATCGTGGTCTCGCCGTACAACGCCCAGGTCGCGGAGATCGGTCGCTCGATCGAGCGTCGCTTCGGCCGCGCCGGCAGGGTCGGCACCGTCGACAGGTTCCAGGGACAGGAGGGCGTCGTCGCCATCTACTCGATGGCGACCTCATCACCGGACGAGATCCCGCGCGGGATGGAGTTCCTCTACGACGGCCACCGCTTCAACGTCGCCGTGTCCCGGGCGCGCGGCCTCGCCGTCGTCGTGAGCAGCCCCGAGCTCCTCACCGTCCGGCCCAGGACGCCGGAGCAGATGCGGCTCGCGAACGCGCTGTGCGCCTACGTCGAGCGGGCGACGGACCTCGAGCGAGCCTGA